The following are encoded in a window of Onthophagus taurus isolate NC chromosome 3, IU_Otau_3.0, whole genome shotgun sequence genomic DNA:
- the LOC111417577 gene encoding uncharacterized protein isoform X3 has product MMSHAIVSDCNEDNMKKANNLFASLNVNQSENNDSLKMSILSYIKAVDKKNESVLSSRAHQHKQEYDLNKIVSITTDDSVHYVKRKRKSLICQEKIVDNSTENVEKPSLDFTDDLPQKKQPRISTESEKHIELNNLMTSDDIKAIDNLLECLKTYGNVAELEEDVVDPAEVTQTSLSTSINHPTEMTENVIEECVEPIGIKPPQQCKAKRIMHPNEYKKANSVVVNELRQSNEIIGKVINMPIAPFTIQIPPQCNVRIRIKHNKYYKDILPVVNVYSKSKHIKVISLPHKLKSIYNENEINAVFQINRP; this is encoded by the exons ATGATGTCTCACGCCATTGTTAGTGATTGTAATGAAGATAATATGAAAAAAGCGAACAACTTATTTGCGTCTTTAAATGTTAATCAAAGCGAAAATAATGATTCGCTTAAAATGAGCATATTGTCTTATATTAAAGCTGTAGATAAAAAGAATGAATCGGTGTTAAGTAGCAGGGCTCACCAACATAAACAGGaatatgatttaaataaaattgtaagcATAACGACAGACGATAGTGTTCATTATGTTAAACGTAAACGCAAATCTTTAATATGTCAAGAAAAGATTGTAGATAATTCTACTGAAAATGTCGAGAAACCAAGTTTAGACTTTACTGATGATTTACCCCAAAAGAAACAACCAAGGATATCTACAGAATCGGAAAAGCATATAGAACTAAATAATCTAATGACATCTGATGATATCAAAGCTATAGACAACCTTTTGGAGTGTTTAAAAACATATGGAAATGTAGCCGAACTGGAAGAAGATGTAGTCGATCCTGCAGAAGTGACGCAAACATCATTGTCGACTTCAATCAATCACCCAACAGAAATGACCGAAAATGTTATAGAGGAGTGTGTTGAGCCGATCGGGATAAAACCTCCACAGCAATGTAAAGCAAAACGTATAATGCATCCAAATGAGTATAAGAAAGCCAATTCAGTGGTTGTTAACGAACTACGACAAAGTAATGAAATTATCggaaaagttataaatatgCCTATAGCGCCGTTCACGATACAAATTCCACCGCAATGTAACGTACGCATTAGAATAAAACACAACAAATATTACAAAGACATTTTACCGGTTGTTAACGTATACAGCAAATCTAAGCATATAAAAGTAATAAGCCTGCCTcacaaattaaaatcgatttataatGAGAACGAGATAAATG CAGTTTTCCAAATAAATCGTCCTTAG
- the LOC111417576 gene encoding uncharacterized protein, which yields MVRMGKDMNHCLWHSTCNSHTANLLAKDVQDKECTNSVTTVLKEFKQADNERAITEKGGTKIKLPCETRWCSYQKSYKCLLDNLRIMRVIAAETDSTCKRIKSKVVSLLFDEDFIDKVRNQLSLYEPICQLINNCQSQDASIADAVHFWLELTLPDNFKDKYSAALAARKKMALNVYALTAYYLHPVYENKKLNSEQLREIHAFLFKILSAQGCEEWDNYERNVGIFPQIKEKNITKSLLFWRMAEIENKELPQVALKLLKMPASSGEIERVFSNWGYIHSSIRNRLGFEKSKKLVYIYYTLKIKDNCQNYDWDESEVETTLEGED from the coding sequence ATGGTACGAATGGGGAAAGATATGAATCATTGTCTCTGGCATTCAACGTGCAATAGCCACACCGCCAACCTTCTAGCCAAAGATGTACAGGATAAAGAATGCACCAATTCTGTTACAACTGTTTTAAAGGAATTTAAACAAGCGGACAATGAAAGGGCTATAACAGAAAAAGGTGGTACCAAAATTAAACTTCCATGTGAAACACGATGGTGTAGCTATCAAAAATCATACAAATGTCTGTTAGATAATTTAAGAATAATGAGGGTTATTGCAGCTGAAACTGATTCAACttgtaaaagaattaaatcaaAAGTAGTATCATTACTTTTCGATGAAGATTTCATCGATAAAGTAAGAAATCAATTATCTTTATATGAGCCTATTTGCCagctaataaataattgtCAGTCCCAAGACGCATCAATAGCAGATGCCGTGCACTTTTGGCTTGAATTAACTTTGCCCGATAATTTCAAAGATAAATATTCTGCGGCTTTGGCTGCCAGAAAGAAAATGGCATTAAATGTATATGCATTAACTGCATATTATTTGCATCCTGtatatgaaaacaaaaaactcaATTCAGAGCAACTTAGAGAAATACATgcctttttgtttaaaatacttaGCGCCCAAGGTTGCGAAGAATGGGATAACTACGAACGCAATGTTGGGATTTTTCCACAAATCAAAGAGAAGAATATAacaaaatctttattattttggagaaTGGCAGAAATAGAAAACAAGGAGTTACCACAagttgcattaaaattattaaaaatgccAGCGTCTTCGGGCGAAATCGAAAGGGTTTTTTCAAATTGGGGATATATCCATTCTTCAATTAGAAATCGTCTTGGATttgaaaaatccaaaaaactGGTATATATTTACTacaccttaaaaattaaagataattgtcaaaattatGACTGGGATGAAAGTGAAGTTGAGACTACGCTTGAGGGTGAAGATTGA
- the LOC111417577 gene encoding uncharacterized protein isoform X1, with translation MMSHAIVSDCNEDNMKKANNLFASLNVNQSENNDSLKMSILSYIKAVDKKNESVLSSRAHQHKQEYDLNKIVSITTDDSVHYVKRKRKSLICQEKIVDNSTENVEKPSLDFTDDLPQKKQPRISTESEKHIELNNLMTSDDIKAIDNLLECLKTYGNVAELEEDVVDPAEVTQTSLSTSINHPTEMTENVIEECVEPIGIKPPQQCKAKRIMHPNEYKKANSVVVNELRQSNEIIGKVINMPIAPFTIQIPPQCNVRIRIKHNKYYKDILPVVNVYSKSKHIKVISLPHKLKSIYNENEINASSFPNKSSLGVSYALNDVLINP, from the exons ATGATGTCTCACGCCATTGTTAGTGATTGTAATGAAGATAATATGAAAAAAGCGAACAACTTATTTGCGTCTTTAAATGTTAATCAAAGCGAAAATAATGATTCGCTTAAAATGAGCATATTGTCTTATATTAAAGCTGTAGATAAAAAGAATGAATCGGTGTTAAGTAGCAGGGCTCACCAACATAAACAGGaatatgatttaaataaaattgtaagcATAACGACAGACGATAGTGTTCATTATGTTAAACGTAAACGCAAATCTTTAATATGTCAAGAAAAGATTGTAGATAATTCTACTGAAAATGTCGAGAAACCAAGTTTAGACTTTACTGATGATTTACCCCAAAAGAAACAACCAAGGATATCTACAGAATCGGAAAAGCATATAGAACTAAATAATCTAATGACATCTGATGATATCAAAGCTATAGACAACCTTTTGGAGTGTTTAAAAACATATGGAAATGTAGCCGAACTGGAAGAAGATGTAGTCGATCCTGCAGAAGTGACGCAAACATCATTGTCGACTTCAATCAATCACCCAACAGAAATGACCGAAAATGTTATAGAGGAGTGTGTTGAGCCGATCGGGATAAAACCTCCACAGCAATGTAAAGCAAAACGTATAATGCATCCAAATGAGTATAAGAAAGCCAATTCAGTGGTTGTTAACGAACTACGACAAAGTAATGAAATTATCggaaaagttataaatatgCCTATAGCGCCGTTCACGATACAAATTCCACCGCAATGTAACGTACGCATTAGAATAAAACACAACAAATATTACAAAGACATTTTACCGGTTGTTAACGTATACAGCAAATCTAAGCATATAAAAGTAATAAGCCTGCCTcacaaattaaaatcgatttataatGAGAACGAGATAAATG CTAGCAGTTTTCCAAATAAATCGTCCTTAG GGGTTTCATATGCACTTAatgatgttttaataaatccatAA
- the LOC111417577 gene encoding uncharacterized protein isoform X2 — MMSHAIVSDCNEDNMKKANNLFASLNVNQSENNDSLKMSILSYIKAVDKKNESVLSSRAHQHKQEYDLNKIVSITTDDSVHYVKRKRKSLICQEKIVDNSTENVEKPSLDFTDDLPQKKQPRISTESEKHIELNNLMTSDDIKAIDNLLECLKTYGNVAELEEDVVDPAEVTQTSLSTSINHPTEMTENVIEECVEPIGIKPPQQCKAKRIMHPNEYKKANSVVVNELRQSNEIIGKVINMPIAPFTIQIPPQCNVRIRIKHNKYYKDILPVVNVYSKSKHIKVISLPHKLKSIYNENEINASSFPNKSSLGP, encoded by the exons ATGATGTCTCACGCCATTGTTAGTGATTGTAATGAAGATAATATGAAAAAAGCGAACAACTTATTTGCGTCTTTAAATGTTAATCAAAGCGAAAATAATGATTCGCTTAAAATGAGCATATTGTCTTATATTAAAGCTGTAGATAAAAAGAATGAATCGGTGTTAAGTAGCAGGGCTCACCAACATAAACAGGaatatgatttaaataaaattgtaagcATAACGACAGACGATAGTGTTCATTATGTTAAACGTAAACGCAAATCTTTAATATGTCAAGAAAAGATTGTAGATAATTCTACTGAAAATGTCGAGAAACCAAGTTTAGACTTTACTGATGATTTACCCCAAAAGAAACAACCAAGGATATCTACAGAATCGGAAAAGCATATAGAACTAAATAATCTAATGACATCTGATGATATCAAAGCTATAGACAACCTTTTGGAGTGTTTAAAAACATATGGAAATGTAGCCGAACTGGAAGAAGATGTAGTCGATCCTGCAGAAGTGACGCAAACATCATTGTCGACTTCAATCAATCACCCAACAGAAATGACCGAAAATGTTATAGAGGAGTGTGTTGAGCCGATCGGGATAAAACCTCCACAGCAATGTAAAGCAAAACGTATAATGCATCCAAATGAGTATAAGAAAGCCAATTCAGTGGTTGTTAACGAACTACGACAAAGTAATGAAATTATCggaaaagttataaatatgCCTATAGCGCCGTTCACGATACAAATTCCACCGCAATGTAACGTACGCATTAGAATAAAACACAACAAATATTACAAAGACATTTTACCGGTTGTTAACGTATACAGCAAATCTAAGCATATAAAAGTAATAAGCCTGCCTcacaaattaaaatcgatttataatGAGAACGAGATAAATG CTAGCAGTTTTCCAAATAAATCGTCCTTAGGTCCTTAG